One window from the genome of Rhodopirellula halodulae encodes:
- a CDS encoding PSD1 and planctomycete cytochrome C domain-containing protein encodes MFADEAVEFFEAKVRPLLIERCYECHSEESGESMGDYRLDTAAAMRRGGSRGPSIKAGDADSSVLVRAISYSEPGLEMPPDEKLSDDEIAILKHWIQSGAADPREGDSEAEEMASPLSRDVDSHWAFVPPRPVTADALAAKEVKTHSQSRDIIDDLAATYAEQMGVPVNQIADRDTLLRRLHFDLVGLPPSFEELTSFRKDKRPDAFQRRVNRLLADPRMSERIGRHWLDVARYADTIGYTTAGKERNIKGSHRYRDWVLRAFAEDMPVDQMILHQLAGDRTDPNNERGNTDAMGFITIGRKFLSNDDTLDDRIDVISRGLLGLTVSCARCHDHKFDPIPTVDYYSLYNILNNSVSPEDLDAAASPLMLVDREKLRRQKVFVRGQRGNQGEDAPRQYLTAFRAPQEEPFDSGSGRLDLANKIISNENPLTARVYVNRIWGHLVGRPLVDSPSDFGFRTEPPAIPETLDDLAARFQSDWSTQRLMRRILATRIYQQASIASAETLRKDPDNQSLARAERRRRDFESLRDCILLGADQLQEQYGGESVEITSQTITPRRTLYALINRQNLPGLFRTFDFASPDMHSPERYQTTVPQQALFLMNHSQLATASLEAARSIRAGNALDVEQQVIKLFRNLLQREPNNMELQQAVAFVSSEALAPAASADPRSLWRYGTATWKENQLSNFRSFEVFDSNKWQVESAFPSPGPMSYASLTSEGGHPGLGDDGVVVRRWICPIDGRVQVTGMVGHRAKKGDGVQATIRIAGEVVFSEKQFSSNRPLPTIKRPVKQGDTVEFIAHSGPTLTNDSFFWRSKISASGNAGTVEANSVDDFSGPFEQSSTPQLDRLAQLAQVLFLTNEFAFVD; translated from the coding sequence ATGTTCGCTGATGAGGCCGTCGAGTTTTTCGAGGCCAAGGTGCGGCCGCTGTTGATCGAGCGGTGCTACGAATGTCACTCCGAAGAATCGGGGGAGTCCATGGGGGACTATCGATTGGACACCGCCGCGGCGATGCGGCGAGGCGGTTCGCGTGGCCCATCGATCAAGGCCGGGGATGCGGACTCCAGTGTGTTGGTTCGCGCGATCAGTTACAGCGAACCGGGGCTGGAAATGCCTCCGGACGAAAAGCTCAGTGATGACGAAATCGCAATTCTGAAACATTGGATTCAGTCCGGAGCGGCTGACCCTCGCGAAGGTGACAGCGAAGCGGAGGAGATGGCTTCGCCGCTGTCCCGTGATGTTGATTCGCATTGGGCGTTTGTTCCGCCGCGGCCGGTGACGGCGGACGCGCTGGCGGCGAAGGAAGTGAAGACCCATTCGCAATCTCGCGACATCATTGATGACCTGGCGGCAACTTACGCGGAGCAGATGGGCGTGCCCGTTAATCAAATCGCCGATCGTGACACGTTGCTGAGGCGGCTGCACTTTGATTTGGTGGGACTGCCACCGTCTTTCGAGGAGCTAACCTCCTTTCGCAAAGATAAACGACCCGATGCATTTCAGCGTCGTGTCAATCGATTGCTGGCTGACCCTCGAATGAGTGAGCGAATTGGACGGCATTGGTTGGACGTGGCTCGCTATGCGGACACCATCGGCTACACGACGGCCGGAAAAGAACGAAACATCAAGGGATCGCATCGCTACCGAGATTGGGTGCTGCGTGCATTCGCGGAAGACATGCCCGTTGACCAAATGATCCTGCATCAATTGGCAGGGGATCGTACGGATCCGAACAATGAACGCGGCAACACCGATGCGATGGGCTTCATTACGATTGGACGGAAGTTCTTGTCCAATGATGACACATTGGACGATCGGATCGATGTGATTTCTCGGGGGCTGCTGGGACTGACCGTTTCGTGCGCACGTTGTCACGACCATAAGTTCGATCCCATTCCGACGGTCGACTACTACTCGCTCTACAACATTCTGAACAACAGTGTCTCGCCAGAAGACTTAGATGCGGCGGCGAGCCCATTGATGCTGGTCGATCGTGAAAAGCTGCGTCGTCAAAAGGTTTTCGTGCGGGGGCAGCGAGGCAATCAAGGCGAAGATGCTCCGCGGCAATACCTGACGGCGTTCCGAGCACCGCAAGAAGAGCCGTTCGACTCCGGAAGTGGTCGTTTGGATCTGGCCAACAAGATCATTTCCAACGAGAACCCGTTGACGGCGCGGGTATATGTCAATCGCATCTGGGGACATCTCGTCGGTCGGCCGCTGGTGGATTCGCCGAGCGATTTTGGGTTCCGAACCGAGCCGCCCGCGATCCCTGAAACGCTCGATGATCTGGCGGCAAGGTTTCAGTCCGATTGGAGCACGCAACGACTGATGCGGCGTATCCTGGCGACGCGGATCTATCAACAAGCTTCGATAGCGAGTGCTGAAACACTTCGGAAGGATCCGGACAACCAATCCTTGGCACGAGCGGAACGCCGACGTCGAGATTTTGAGTCGCTGCGGGATTGCATCCTATTGGGCGCGGATCAATTGCAAGAACAGTATGGTGGGGAGTCGGTGGAGATCACCTCCCAAACGATCACTCCCAGACGGACGCTTTACGCGTTGATCAACCGCCAGAATTTGCCGGGGCTGTTTCGAACGTTCGATTTTGCCAGCCCTGACATGCACTCGCCGGAACGTTACCAGACCACCGTGCCGCAGCAGGCGTTGTTCTTGATGAATCATTCGCAACTGGCAACGGCTTCGTTGGAGGCTGCACGTTCGATTCGAGCGGGGAATGCGCTTGATGTCGAGCAACAGGTGATCAAGTTGTTTCGCAATTTGCTTCAACGAGAGCCAAACAACATGGAGTTGCAGCAGGCCGTGGCGTTTGTGAGTTCGGAAGCGTTGGCTCCCGCGGCGTCAGCCGATCCCCGTTCGTTGTGGCGGTATGGAACGGCAACGTGGAAAGAGAACCAGCTGTCGAACTTTCGATCCTTTGAAGTTTTTGACAGCAACAAGTGGCAAGTTGAGTCGGCTTTTCCGAGTCCTGGGCCGATGAGTTACGCTTCGTTGACGAGCGAGGGAGGTCACCCAGGCTTGGGAGACGATGGAGTGGTGGTTCGGCGATGGATCTGCCCCATTGATGGGCGAGTGCAGGTCACCGGGATGGTGGGCCATCGAGCGAAAAAAGGTGACGGCGTCCAGGCGACGATTCGCATCGCCGGTGAAGTTGTCTTTAGCGAAAAACAATTCAGTAGCAATCGCCCGTTGCCAACGATCAAACGACCGGTGAAGCAGGGGGACACGGTCGAGTTCATCGCACACAGTGGTCCCACCCTGACCAACGATTCGTTCTTTTGGCGTTCCAAGATTTCCGCTTCGGGTAATGCCGGGACGGTGGAGGCCAATTCGGTGGATGACTTCAGTGGACCGTTCGAGCAATCGAGCACGCCACAGTTGGACCGCTTGGCTCAGTTGGCCCAGGTTTTGTTTCTTACCAACGAATTCGCCTTCGTGGACTGA
- a CDS encoding XylR family transcriptional regulator — MNKPTRSKPHVALMVETATVYGREVLSGIMRFMRTQEDWSVFLEQRDLQTAPPSWLNEWQGDGIISRGSTDEMIEAAKRRNIPVVELNDRSEVDIAHVRSDDAQIGEMAARHLMERGFQHFGFCGFEHEAWSQRREEAFARMVQQEGCHCDSFNSPWMNLARPWEEDQQAISDWLQSLPKPCGIFTSNDLRGQHVLGVCSTLELTVPEEVAVIGVDNDELLCQFCQPPLSSVIPNAEAVGFLAAERLSRWMKGESHNETQQVVAPTGVATRLSSDVVAIDHPEVAAALAYIRQHACEGLTVDEVLQNVAVSRSTLERQLRRYLGRTPQQEIRNVQLKRVRELLVTTEMAAEQIAYRAGFDHPEYMHYVFKRDLGMTPGQYRQSVRGQDG; from the coding sequence TTGAACAAACCTACTCGCTCCAAACCCCACGTTGCCTTGATGGTCGAAACCGCGACCGTCTACGGACGTGAAGTGCTATCCGGAATCATGCGTTTCATGCGAACGCAAGAAGATTGGTCCGTCTTTTTGGAACAGCGCGACCTGCAAACCGCTCCGCCGTCTTGGCTGAACGAATGGCAGGGCGACGGCATCATCTCCCGCGGATCGACCGACGAGATGATCGAAGCCGCCAAACGACGCAATATCCCCGTCGTCGAACTGAACGACCGCAGCGAAGTCGACATCGCTCATGTCCGTAGCGACGACGCTCAAATCGGCGAGATGGCCGCTCGGCATTTGATGGAACGTGGCTTCCAACATTTTGGTTTTTGCGGTTTTGAACACGAAGCTTGGTCCCAACGACGCGAAGAAGCCTTTGCTCGCATGGTTCAGCAAGAAGGCTGCCACTGCGACTCGTTCAATTCGCCTTGGATGAATCTGGCTCGTCCTTGGGAAGAAGACCAGCAAGCCATCTCGGATTGGCTGCAATCGCTTCCCAAGCCCTGCGGCATCTTCACCAGCAACGATCTGCGTGGGCAACATGTCCTGGGTGTCTGCTCGACACTGGAACTGACCGTCCCCGAAGAAGTCGCGGTGATTGGCGTCGACAATGACGAATTGCTCTGCCAATTCTGTCAGCCCCCACTTTCCAGCGTCATTCCGAACGCGGAAGCCGTTGGTTTTCTGGCGGCCGAACGCTTGTCTCGGTGGATGAAAGGGGAATCGCACAACGAAACACAGCAAGTCGTCGCGCCGACCGGCGTGGCCACTCGTTTGTCGTCCGATGTTGTCGCGATCGATCACCCGGAAGTTGCTGCGGCACTCGCCTACATCCGCCAACACGCGTGCGAAGGCCTGACGGTCGACGAAGTCCTGCAAAACGTCGCTGTCAGTCGCAGCACGTTGGAACGCCAACTGCGTCGCTATCTAGGACGCACACCGCAGCAGGAAATTCGCAACGTGCAGCTCAAACGAGTTCGCGAATTGCTGGTCACCACGGAAATGGCGGCCGAGCAGATCGCTTACCGAGCCGGTTTTGATCATCCGGAGTACATGCACTACGTCTTCAAGCGAGACCTCGGGATGACCCCCGGCCAATACCGTCAAAGCGTCCGAGGCCAAGACGGTTGA
- the mnmA gene encoding tRNA 2-thiouridine(34) synthase MnmA, whose protein sequence is MSRVVLAMSGGVDSSVAAHLLLQAGHEVIGVFMRHGEASAAACRIDSDEPRNANPLNLPVLAGSPDGKRADHKQGCCSATDAADARRVAMSMGIPFYSLDLQEDFRRIVDYFVDDYLSARTPNPCVKCNHWIKFGRLFDYADGVDAEFVATGHYARMVRNHDTQINELHRGLDGHKDQSYALFGIGRERLSRMMLPVGDYTKPEIRDLATSLGLGVSDKKDSQEICFVTQGHHSDFVKARRPEMVGATAGQIVTTAGKVVGEHKGFEAFTIGQRKKLGVALGEPHFVIRIEPDTKRVVIGSAEELLRPGLIADQCNWLIDPRDIPPSRKVGVQIRYNGQPHLGQIQINEESPTRMKVLFDEPQSAVAPGQAAVVYDGERVLGGGWITQALEAETTR, encoded by the coding sequence ATGTCTCGCGTGGTTCTCGCGATGAGTGGCGGCGTCGATTCCAGCGTGGCGGCCCACCTGCTGCTACAAGCTGGTCATGAAGTGATCGGCGTGTTCATGCGACACGGCGAAGCCTCCGCGGCCGCATGCCGAATTGACTCGGACGAACCGCGAAATGCGAACCCGCTGAACTTGCCGGTCCTCGCCGGATCCCCGGACGGCAAACGGGCCGATCACAAACAAGGCTGCTGCAGCGCCACCGATGCGGCGGATGCCCGACGCGTCGCCATGTCGATGGGTATCCCGTTCTACTCGCTGGACCTGCAAGAAGACTTTCGTCGGATCGTCGACTACTTCGTGGACGATTACTTGTCCGCCCGCACGCCCAACCCATGCGTCAAATGCAATCACTGGATCAAATTTGGACGGTTGTTTGACTACGCCGACGGAGTCGACGCTGAATTTGTGGCCACGGGCCACTACGCGCGCATGGTCAGGAACCACGACACCCAAATCAATGAACTGCATCGCGGATTGGATGGTCACAAGGACCAGTCCTACGCGTTGTTCGGCATTGGCCGTGAACGCTTGTCACGAATGATGCTCCCCGTGGGCGACTACACCAAACCAGAAATTCGCGATTTGGCGACTTCGCTCGGCCTCGGTGTCTCAGACAAAAAAGACAGCCAGGAAATTTGCTTCGTCACGCAAGGGCATCACAGCGACTTCGTCAAAGCCCGACGTCCCGAAATGGTGGGCGCCACCGCCGGCCAAATCGTGACCACCGCGGGAAAAGTCGTTGGTGAACACAAAGGCTTCGAGGCCTTTACGATTGGACAACGTAAGAAGCTCGGAGTAGCACTTGGCGAACCACACTTCGTGATTCGGATCGAGCCCGATACCAAACGTGTCGTGATCGGTTCGGCCGAGGAACTCCTACGGCCCGGACTGATCGCCGATCAGTGCAATTGGTTGATCGATCCCCGAGACATTCCGCCGTCGCGAAAAGTGGGCGTTCAAATACGTTACAACGGGCAACCGCATCTGGGGCAGATCCAGATCAACGAGGAATCACCGACGCGAATGAAGGTTCTGTTTGACGAACCACAGTCCGCCGTGGCACCGGGGCAAGCCGCGGTGGTATACGACGGCGAGCGTGTCCTCGGCGGTGGATGGATCACGCAAGCCTTGGAAGCCGAAACTACGCGATGA
- a CDS encoding DUF6677 family protein: MSAWPDSSSIPASETAVANKSEGKSTDEKPSKGNREQIQVNPKVFNGDTQIEVDGITVDLRNRYLAALLAWLVPGAGHFYQGRHTKGTLFVISVLSIWMLGFALGGFHVVYASWYPGDKRWHYVLQAGVGSAALPALVQGNRMRLATDERGRTRSDYEPLWNGFMAPPHRPVLESEADEVAAWYARRGSGYEMGTWYTMIAGLLNFLVVYDAFGGPLAVPISGRKKRKSDSSDSSSDTGEASAFADAV; encoded by the coding sequence ATGAGTGCTTGGCCCGACAGTTCATCCATCCCCGCATCCGAGACAGCAGTGGCCAACAAATCCGAGGGCAAATCAACCGACGAAAAGCCAAGCAAGGGAAATCGCGAACAAATCCAAGTGAACCCGAAGGTTTTCAACGGGGACACTCAGATTGAGGTGGACGGGATCACGGTCGATCTCCGGAATCGATACCTGGCTGCTCTGCTGGCGTGGCTCGTTCCGGGCGCGGGGCATTTCTATCAAGGACGCCATACCAAAGGCACGCTGTTTGTCATCAGTGTTCTGTCCATTTGGATGCTCGGATTCGCTCTGGGCGGATTCCACGTCGTGTATGCGTCGTGGTACCCCGGCGACAAACGCTGGCACTACGTCCTGCAGGCTGGTGTTGGATCCGCAGCATTGCCCGCTTTGGTGCAAGGCAATCGCATGCGTTTGGCCACGGATGAGCGTGGCCGGACTCGAAGCGACTATGAACCCTTGTGGAACGGGTTCATGGCACCGCCCCATCGCCCCGTTTTGGAATCCGAAGCGGACGAAGTGGCAGCTTGGTACGCCCGCCGCGGATCGGGTTACGAAATGGGAACCTGGTACACCATGATCGCGGGACTACTGAATTTCTTAGTCGTGTATGACGCTTTTGGTGGGCCGTTAGCGGTGCCAATCAGCGGACGTAAGAAACGGAAATCAGATTCATCGGACTCCTCGTCCGACACGGGCGAGGCTTCCGCATTTGCAGATGCCGTATAA
- a CDS encoding diacylglycerol/lipid kinase family protein, translated as MSNEKLKRLIREVWIFSSPKAGTGAGRNEISRLIKLCRAEGLTCYHMDSLPELAERIEAKKCESGESPIDHVAVVGAGGDGTLALLAGQLPSGIPIVPMPMGTENLLARYYGYSRQAGAVFQTIRRGHAMTIDAGRANGRLFLVMVTAGFDAEVVRAMHLTRRGHINRFSYAGPIWRAIRRYAFPVIEAEMEFATATKAAKKVASSVNAGPSENSLSTSFDAETSIPTTQNIRASGCWMMAFNLPCYAASLPIEPEANGRDGRLDLISLTYGSVIAGLRYLMSLPGGRHLKRSDVFRYQATKITWNSLSRVPYQVDGDYAGRLPVKIEVLPNHVTLLKPQQA; from the coding sequence TGGCACGGGCGCGGGACGCAACGAGATTTCTCGGCTGATCAAACTGTGTCGTGCGGAGGGGCTGACTTGCTATCACATGGACAGCTTGCCGGAGTTGGCTGAGCGGATTGAGGCGAAGAAATGCGAGTCGGGTGAGTCTCCGATCGACCATGTGGCGGTTGTTGGAGCCGGAGGCGATGGGACACTGGCGTTGTTGGCGGGGCAGTTGCCCAGCGGAATCCCAATTGTCCCGATGCCGATGGGCACGGAGAACTTATTGGCGAGGTACTACGGATACTCTCGGCAAGCTGGTGCCGTGTTTCAAACGATTCGCCGCGGCCATGCGATGACGATTGATGCTGGCCGAGCCAACGGTCGATTGTTCTTGGTCATGGTGACGGCTGGGTTCGACGCCGAGGTCGTTCGCGCGATGCACCTGACACGTCGAGGGCATATCAATCGATTCAGTTACGCCGGTCCGATTTGGCGAGCCATTCGACGTTATGCGTTCCCCGTGATCGAAGCGGAAATGGAATTCGCGACGGCGACCAAGGCAGCGAAAAAAGTCGCGTCATCCGTCAACGCGGGGCCTTCGGAGAATTCGCTGTCCACGTCGTTTGACGCCGAGACTTCCATCCCAACCACGCAAAATATCCGAGCCAGCGGATGTTGGATGATGGCGTTCAATTTGCCTTGCTATGCGGCTTCGTTGCCCATCGAACCGGAAGCCAACGGGCGAGATGGTCGCTTGGATCTAATCAGTCTGACCTATGGTTCTGTGATTGCGGGGCTGCGTTATTTGATGTCGCTGCCCGGCGGGCGGCATTTGAAACGGTCGGACGTGTTTCGCTATCAGGCCACCAAGATCACTTGGAACAGTCTGTCTCGGGTGCCATATCAAGTGGATGGGGACTACGCCGGACGATTGCCGGTCAAGATTGAAGTTCTGCCGAACCACGTGACGTTGTTGAAACCGCAGCAAGCCTAG
- the kdsA gene encoding 3-deoxy-8-phosphooctulonate synthase, whose amino-acid sequence MSETSEIQPVRIADHVCGPGEPLLVIAGPCVLQSRELALEIGEVLARINERSDVQVVFKASFDKANRTSLSSQRGPGIDQGLGLLEAVRANTGLPVTTDIHLPEQAKAVGEVCDLLQIPAFLARQTDLLVAAAQTGRPVNVKKGQFMAPGDMRYVIDKLRGSGDGGVMACERGTFFGYGRLVNDMQSIPIMRSLGVPVVFDATHSVQQPGGLGGATGGNREMVEPLARAAVAIGCDALFFETHPDPQTSPSDGPNMIPLDQFAGTLDRLLRLRETVDSLAD is encoded by the coding sequence ATGAGTGAGACTTCTGAGATTCAACCGGTGCGGATCGCTGATCACGTGTGTGGTCCCGGCGAGCCTCTCTTGGTGATCGCTGGCCCGTGCGTGTTGCAGTCTCGCGAATTGGCGTTGGAGATCGGCGAGGTCTTGGCTCGAATCAACGAGCGGTCGGATGTTCAGGTTGTCTTCAAAGCTTCCTTTGACAAAGCCAATCGCACGAGTTTGTCGTCTCAACGTGGCCCCGGAATCGATCAGGGGCTGGGATTGTTGGAAGCCGTTCGTGCCAACACCGGACTGCCCGTCACCACGGACATCCATTTGCCTGAGCAAGCCAAGGCGGTCGGCGAAGTCTGTGACTTGTTGCAAATCCCAGCATTCTTGGCTCGCCAAACCGATTTGTTGGTAGCGGCGGCTCAAACGGGGCGACCCGTCAATGTGAAAAAAGGGCAGTTCATGGCTCCCGGTGACATGCGGTACGTGATCGACAAACTGCGGGGGTCCGGGGACGGTGGTGTCATGGCTTGCGAACGTGGGACCTTTTTCGGCTACGGGCGTTTGGTCAACGACATGCAGTCCATCCCGATCATGCGGTCGCTGGGCGTGCCGGTGGTCTTCGATGCGACTCACAGCGTCCAGCAACCGGGGGGACTGGGCGGAGCCACGGGCGGAAATCGGGAAATGGTCGAACCATTGGCTCGCGCGGCCGTAGCCATCGGATGTGATGCTCTCTTTTTTGAGACCCATCCAGATCCACAAACTTCACCAAGCGATGGCCCCAACATGATCCCGTTGGACCAATTCGCGGGAACGCTGGATCGATTGCTTCGTCTGCGGGAGACCGTGGATAGCCTGGCTGATTGA
- a CDS encoding DUF1501 domain-containing protein, with protein sequence MGSEAIITPGDAAQLAGFNGEVVPHFPAKAKRVIHLFMNGGPSQVDSFDRKPALEEFDGKTAPMGNLKTERPTGNVMRSPYKWDRYGDCGLEVSELFANTAKHADDLCVINSMYADVPNHEPSLLLMNCGEARLIRPAMGSWLTYGLGTDNENLPSFIAMCPGGYPIKESQNWQNGFLPGKYQGTYIDSSFATVERLIENIRPRSVHPANQREQLDLLARMNQAHAEARGNDPQLESRIESFELAYRMQSEASEAFDVSRETQETLQMYGDGNFARQALIARRLVERGVRFVQLYTGAGQPWDSHDDLDKAHRRVAKGVDQAIGALLADLKRTGLLDETLVVWGGEFGRTPVVEMPKEGANQGKMNGRDHNHYGFTMWMAGGGVNAGTRVGATDELGFKAVENRVHVHDLHATILRLMGYDHKRLTYRYAGRDFRLTDVHGRVVDEIIA encoded by the coding sequence ATGGGCAGTGAAGCCATCATCACGCCCGGTGATGCCGCCCAGCTTGCCGGATTCAATGGGGAAGTGGTGCCTCATTTTCCTGCGAAGGCCAAGCGAGTGATCCATCTGTTCATGAACGGTGGTCCCAGCCAGGTCGACTCATTTGATCGGAAGCCGGCCTTGGAGGAGTTTGACGGCAAGACGGCTCCGATGGGCAATCTGAAAACGGAACGTCCCACCGGCAACGTGATGCGTTCGCCGTACAAATGGGACCGATACGGCGACTGCGGTTTGGAGGTGAGCGAGCTGTTCGCCAACACGGCCAAGCACGCGGATGATCTGTGCGTGATCAACAGTATGTACGCCGATGTCCCCAATCATGAGCCGTCGCTGTTGTTGATGAATTGCGGTGAGGCTCGATTGATTCGACCGGCGATGGGTTCCTGGTTGACCTACGGATTGGGAACTGACAATGAGAATTTGCCATCGTTCATCGCGATGTGCCCAGGTGGTTATCCGATCAAAGAATCGCAGAACTGGCAAAACGGTTTTCTACCGGGCAAGTATCAAGGCACTTACATCGACAGCAGCTTTGCAACCGTCGAGCGATTGATCGAAAACATTCGCCCGCGGTCCGTGCATCCGGCGAACCAGCGTGAACAGTTGGACTTGTTGGCACGCATGAACCAAGCCCACGCGGAAGCTCGAGGGAACGATCCTCAATTGGAATCTCGGATCGAATCGTTTGAGCTTGCCTATCGAATGCAGAGCGAGGCGTCCGAGGCGTTTGATGTTTCGAGAGAAACGCAAGAGACACTCCAGATGTACGGCGATGGCAATTTCGCTCGCCAAGCATTGATCGCTCGTCGTTTGGTTGAGCGCGGTGTGCGGTTTGTGCAGCTCTACACCGGTGCGGGGCAACCTTGGGACAGCCACGACGATCTGGACAAAGCCCACCGCCGTGTGGCGAAGGGCGTTGATCAAGCCATCGGCGCGTTGCTTGCCGATTTAAAACGCACCGGTTTGTTGGACGAAACCCTTGTGGTTTGGGGCGGAGAATTCGGTCGCACGCCGGTTGTGGAAATGCCCAAAGAGGGCGCCAACCAAGGCAAGATGAATGGTCGCGACCACAACCACTACGGTTTCACCATGTGGATGGCGGGTGGCGGCGTCAACGCAGGAACGCGTGTGGGGGCGACAGACGAACTGGGATTCAAAGCAGTCGAAAACCGTGTGCACGTTCATGACCTGCACGCGACCATCCTGCGATTGATGGGGTATGACCACAAACGTTTGACCTATCGATACGCCGGCCGCGATTTCCGTTTGACGGATGTCCACGGCCGAGTTGTCGACGAGATCATCGCGTAG
- the prfB gene encoding peptide chain release factor 2 (programmed frameshift) gives MDAELTQRSQAIRSRLVQLQDSLDHAGKNDEIKAIEAQMAAPDFWNDSEAAQKVVMTLKGLKGIVTPLNELEASAGDLEALFEMAEEDESIVEEVRAEIDRLEEVLDELELKALLNGPNDGAGAIVTINARDGGTDANDWADMLLRMYSAWAVGHEYKIELLDRQENEEAGINHASIAVRGPMAYGYLKGEEGMHRLVRISPFNSESKRQTSFAAVSVSPEIDDSIEVNIEKKDVREDTYRASGAGGQHVNKTDSAIRLTHIPTNTVVQCQNQRSQHQNRDTAWKMLRAKLARVEEERREAEEAKKYETQARTGFGSQIRNYFLHPDQRVKDARTGHYVGNFNSVLDGSELQGFFDAFLRLKAGKTEAVTATDDD, from the exons ATGGACGCTGAATTGACACAACGTAGCCAAGCGATCCGCAGCCGCCTGGTCCAACTGCAGGACTCTCTT GACCACGCTGGCAAGAACGATGAAATCAAGGCGATTGAGGCTCAAATGGCCGCGCCGGATTTCTGGAACGACAGCGAAGCAGCTCAGAAAGTGGTGATGACTCTCAAGGGTTTGAAGGGGATTGTGACCCCTTTGAACGAGCTTGAAGCCTCGGCGGGAGATTTGGAAGCCCTCTTTGAGATGGCGGAAGAAGACGAGTCCATCGTCGAAGAGGTTCGGGCCGAGATCGATCGACTGGAAGAGGTGTTGGATGAGTTGGAGTTGAAGGCGCTGCTGAACGGGCCCAACGACGGGGCCGGAGCCATTGTGACCATCAACGCTCGCGACGGCGGGACGGATGCCAACGATTGGGCGGACATGCTGCTGCGGATGTACTCCGCATGGGCGGTGGGGCACGAATACAAAATCGAATTGCTCGACCGTCAGGAGAATGAAGAGGCCGGGATCAACCATGCCTCGATTGCCGTTCGCGGGCCCATGGCGTATGGATATCTTAAAGGCGAGGAAGGCATGCACCGCTTGGTTCGGATCAGCCCGTTCAACAGCGAAAGCAAGCGTCAAACCAGTTTCGCGGCGGTCAGTGTCTCACCCGAGATCGATGATTCGATTGAGGTGAACATCGAGAAGAAAGACGTTCGCGAAGACACCTATCGCGCCAGTGGAGCCGGCGGACAGCACGTCAACAAAACGGACAGTGCGATTCGCTTGACGCACATTCCAACCAACACCGTGGTGCAGTGCCAAAACCAACGCAGTCAGCACCAGAACCGGGACACGGCATGGAAGATGTTGCGTGCCAAGTTGGCTCGCGTCGAAGAGGAACGTCGGGAGGCGGAAGAGGCGAAGAAGTACGAAACCCAGGCGAGAACTGGTTTCGGAAGCCAAATTCGCAATTACTTCCTGCACCCTGACCAACGAGTCAAAGACGCTCGGACGGGGCACTACGTTGGAAACTTCAACAGCGTGCTGGATGGTAGCGAGCTGCAAGGTTTCTTCGATGCGTTTCTGCGTCTGAAGGCCGGCAAGACCGAAGCTGTCACTGCGACAGATGACGACTGA